Proteins from a single region of Mytilus trossulus isolate FHL-02 chromosome 2, PNRI_Mtr1.1.1.hap1, whole genome shotgun sequence:
- the LOC134707483 gene encoding cytoplasmic dynein 1 intermediate chain 2-like isoform X1: MSDRKAELERKKQRLEQMRKERQEKERARSTRQTDEAPKPAQSQDLRAETDELLKDLGIPPSGPKSGSPSPTHSNKSASDTEAKQVIVTTSRKPKVKLSVTKVSETSIPPKENVSYSKETQTAILEPLDKEGRNPWDYYENLSDGDSSRRGGSQYSSPLHGSHGSPRFIHHDFEWEDEFDDEDEDGETDSMAAQPQTPTSSKMPHVEMVAPKQTQEDLDKKEEKPVPELSEEEKLQILNSEDFQTFFSKSARLVERMLTEEVDIYTDYSGGDNEGKDDESAGDRLKLNRIFYDERWSKHRTNTSLDWSKQHPELLLASYNTNEDSPHDPDGVALIWNMKFKKQTPEYVFHCQSAIMSSCFAEFHPNLIVGGTYSGQIVLWDNRVNKRTPIQRTPLSAAAHTHPVYCVNVVGTQNAHNLISVSTDGKMCSWSLDMLAQPQDSMELHFKQSKSVAVTCFSFLSGDVNNFVVGSEECTVYTACRHGSKAGISEGFEGHHGPITGIDCHKVPGQIDFSPYFLTSSFDWTIKLWSIKEQKFLHSFEDNSDYIYDVKWSPTHPALFASADGNGKLDLWNLNNDTEVPTTSITIDNNACLNHVRWHETGSHIAAGDDIGRIHLYDVAETVAAPKGNEWSKFAKTLQEMKQQATEREEEAMSLSTMTSPLR; encoded by the exons ATGTCTGACAGAAAGGCAGAATTAGAAAGAAAGAAGCAGCGTCTGGAACAGATGCGAAAAGAGAGACAAGAAAAGGAACGTGCACGAAGTACAAGACAG ACTGATGAAGCACCAAAGCCTGCTCAATCACAAGATCTTAGAGCGGAAACAGATGAATTATTGAAGGACCTTGGCATTCCTCCTTCTG GACCAAAGAGTGGCAGTCCAAGTCCTACACATTCCAATAAATCTGCTTCAGACACAGAGGCCAAACAAGTTATTGTCACCACTAG TAGAAAACCAAAAGTTAAACTCTCAGTGACAAAGGTATCTGAAACTAGCATACCACCTAAAGAAAATGTATCATACAGTAAAGAAACACAGACTGCCATATTAGAACCATTAGATAAGGAAG GAAGAAACCCTTGGGATTACTACG AAAACTTGTCTGACGGAGACAGTTCCAGGCGGG GGGGATCACAATACAGTTCCCCGCTTCACGGATCTCATGGATCTCCGCGCTTTATACATCATGATTTTGAATGGGAGGATGAATTTGATGATGAAG ATGAGGACGGAGAAACAGATTCCATGGCAGCACAGCCACAGACACCAACATCATCTaagatgccacatgtggaaatGGTGGCACCAAAACAGACACAAGAAGATTTGGACAAGAAGGAAGAAAAACCAG tgcCAGAGCTGAGTGAGGAAGAAAAACTTCAGATTCTGAATTCTGAGGATTTCCAGACGTTCTTCAGTAAATCTGCTCGACTTGTTGAGAGAATGCTAACAGAGGAAGTAGATATCTACACGGATTACTCAGGGGGAGATAATGAGGGCAAAGATGA TGAGTCAGCCGGAGATAGACTGAAGTTGAACAGAATATTTTATGATGAGAGGTGGTCCAAGCACAGAACAAATACTAGTTTAGATTGGTCAAAACAG CATCCAGAATTACTGTTAGCATCTTACAATACCAATGAAGATTCTCCACATGACCCAGATGGTGTGGCATTGATTTGgaacatgaaatttaaaaagcaaacaCCAGAATATGTCTTCCACTGTCAG TCGGCCATTATGTCGTCTTGTTTTGCTGAATTCCACCCTAACTTGATAGTAGGTGGTACATATTCAGGACAGATTGTGTTATGGGACAACAGAGTAAACAAACGCACCCCAATACAGAGAACTCCTTTGTCTGCTGCTGCCCACACA CATCCAGTTTACTGTGTAAATGTAGTGGGAACACAGAATGCTCACAATTTGATAAGTGTATCTACAGATGGAAAGATGTGTTCATGGAGTCTGGATATGTTGGCTCAACCACAA GACAGCATGGAGCTGCATTTCAAACAAAGTAAATCTGTAGCTGTAACATGTTTCTCCTTCTTGTCTGGTGATGTCAACAATTTTGTAGTAGGCAGTGAGGAATGTACAGTATATACTGCATGTAGACATGGCAG TAAGGCTGGTATAAGTGAAGGATTTGAAGGACATCATGGTCCTATTACTGGTATAGACTGCCACAAAGTTCCAGGACAGATTGACTTCTCACCTTATTTTTTGACATCTTCATTTGATTGGACAATCAAACTTTGGAGCATAAAA GAACAAAAGTTTTTGCATTCATTTGAAGATAACAGTGACTATATTTATGATGTGAAATGGTCGCCTACACATCCTGCCTTGTTTGCCAGTGCCGATGGTAATGGTAAATTAGACCTATGGAATCTAAACAATGATACAGAG gTGCCAACAACATCAATAACCATAGATAATAATGCCTGTCTAAACCATGTACGATGGCATGAAACAGGAAGTCACATAGCTGCTGGAGATGATATAGGAAGGATACATTTATATGATGTAGCAGAG ACTGTAGCCGCACCTAAAGGAAATGAATGGTCCAAGTTTGCCAAAACATTACAAGAAATGAAACAACAAGCCACAGAAAGAGAAGAAGAAGCCATGTCACTATCAACAATGACATCACCATTACGATGA
- the LOC134707483 gene encoding cytoplasmic dynein 1 intermediate chain 2-like isoform X2, with translation MSDRKAELERKKQRLEQMRKERQEKERARSTRQTDEAPKPAQSQDLRAETDELLKDLGIPPSGPKSGSPSPTHSNKSASDTEAKQVIVTTSRKPKVKLSVTKVSETSIPPKENVSYSKETQTAILEPLDKEGRNPWDYYGGSQYSSPLHGSHGSPRFIHHDFEWEDEFDDEDEDGETDSMAAQPQTPTSSKMPHVEMVAPKQTQEDLDKKEEKPVPELSEEEKLQILNSEDFQTFFSKSARLVERMLTEEVDIYTDYSGGDNEGKDDESAGDRLKLNRIFYDERWSKHRTNTSLDWSKQHPELLLASYNTNEDSPHDPDGVALIWNMKFKKQTPEYVFHCQSAIMSSCFAEFHPNLIVGGTYSGQIVLWDNRVNKRTPIQRTPLSAAAHTHPVYCVNVVGTQNAHNLISVSTDGKMCSWSLDMLAQPQDSMELHFKQSKSVAVTCFSFLSGDVNNFVVGSEECTVYTACRHGSKAGISEGFEGHHGPITGIDCHKVPGQIDFSPYFLTSSFDWTIKLWSIKEQKFLHSFEDNSDYIYDVKWSPTHPALFASADGNGKLDLWNLNNDTEVPTTSITIDNNACLNHVRWHETGSHIAAGDDIGRIHLYDVAETVAAPKGNEWSKFAKTLQEMKQQATEREEEAMSLSTMTSPLR, from the exons ATGTCTGACAGAAAGGCAGAATTAGAAAGAAAGAAGCAGCGTCTGGAACAGATGCGAAAAGAGAGACAAGAAAAGGAACGTGCACGAAGTACAAGACAG ACTGATGAAGCACCAAAGCCTGCTCAATCACAAGATCTTAGAGCGGAAACAGATGAATTATTGAAGGACCTTGGCATTCCTCCTTCTG GACCAAAGAGTGGCAGTCCAAGTCCTACACATTCCAATAAATCTGCTTCAGACACAGAGGCCAAACAAGTTATTGTCACCACTAG TAGAAAACCAAAAGTTAAACTCTCAGTGACAAAGGTATCTGAAACTAGCATACCACCTAAAGAAAATGTATCATACAGTAAAGAAACACAGACTGCCATATTAGAACCATTAGATAAGGAAG GAAGAAACCCTTGGGATTACTACG GGGGATCACAATACAGTTCCCCGCTTCACGGATCTCATGGATCTCCGCGCTTTATACATCATGATTTTGAATGGGAGGATGAATTTGATGATGAAG ATGAGGACGGAGAAACAGATTCCATGGCAGCACAGCCACAGACACCAACATCATCTaagatgccacatgtggaaatGGTGGCACCAAAACAGACACAAGAAGATTTGGACAAGAAGGAAGAAAAACCAG tgcCAGAGCTGAGTGAGGAAGAAAAACTTCAGATTCTGAATTCTGAGGATTTCCAGACGTTCTTCAGTAAATCTGCTCGACTTGTTGAGAGAATGCTAACAGAGGAAGTAGATATCTACACGGATTACTCAGGGGGAGATAATGAGGGCAAAGATGA TGAGTCAGCCGGAGATAGACTGAAGTTGAACAGAATATTTTATGATGAGAGGTGGTCCAAGCACAGAACAAATACTAGTTTAGATTGGTCAAAACAG CATCCAGAATTACTGTTAGCATCTTACAATACCAATGAAGATTCTCCACATGACCCAGATGGTGTGGCATTGATTTGgaacatgaaatttaaaaagcaaacaCCAGAATATGTCTTCCACTGTCAG TCGGCCATTATGTCGTCTTGTTTTGCTGAATTCCACCCTAACTTGATAGTAGGTGGTACATATTCAGGACAGATTGTGTTATGGGACAACAGAGTAAACAAACGCACCCCAATACAGAGAACTCCTTTGTCTGCTGCTGCCCACACA CATCCAGTTTACTGTGTAAATGTAGTGGGAACACAGAATGCTCACAATTTGATAAGTGTATCTACAGATGGAAAGATGTGTTCATGGAGTCTGGATATGTTGGCTCAACCACAA GACAGCATGGAGCTGCATTTCAAACAAAGTAAATCTGTAGCTGTAACATGTTTCTCCTTCTTGTCTGGTGATGTCAACAATTTTGTAGTAGGCAGTGAGGAATGTACAGTATATACTGCATGTAGACATGGCAG TAAGGCTGGTATAAGTGAAGGATTTGAAGGACATCATGGTCCTATTACTGGTATAGACTGCCACAAAGTTCCAGGACAGATTGACTTCTCACCTTATTTTTTGACATCTTCATTTGATTGGACAATCAAACTTTGGAGCATAAAA GAACAAAAGTTTTTGCATTCATTTGAAGATAACAGTGACTATATTTATGATGTGAAATGGTCGCCTACACATCCTGCCTTGTTTGCCAGTGCCGATGGTAATGGTAAATTAGACCTATGGAATCTAAACAATGATACAGAG gTGCCAACAACATCAATAACCATAGATAATAATGCCTGTCTAAACCATGTACGATGGCATGAAACAGGAAGTCACATAGCTGCTGGAGATGATATAGGAAGGATACATTTATATGATGTAGCAGAG ACTGTAGCCGCACCTAAAGGAAATGAATGGTCCAAGTTTGCCAAAACATTACAAGAAATGAAACAACAAGCCACAGAAAGAGAAGAAGAAGCCATGTCACTATCAACAATGACATCACCATTACGATGA
- the LOC134707483 gene encoding cytoplasmic dynein 1 intermediate chain 2-like isoform X6 — protein MSDRKAELERKKQRLEQMRKERQEKERARSTRQTDEAPKPAQSQDLRAETDELLKDLGIPPSGPKSGSPSPTHSNKSASDTEAKQVIVTTSRKPKVKLSVTKVSETSIPPKENVSYSKETQTAILEPLDKEDEDGETDSMAAQPQTPTSSKMPHVEMVAPKQTQEDLDKKEEKPVPELSEEEKLQILNSEDFQTFFSKSARLVERMLTEEVDIYTDYSGGDNEGKDDESAGDRLKLNRIFYDERWSKHRTNTSLDWSKQHPELLLASYNTNEDSPHDPDGVALIWNMKFKKQTPEYVFHCQSAIMSSCFAEFHPNLIVGGTYSGQIVLWDNRVNKRTPIQRTPLSAAAHTHPVYCVNVVGTQNAHNLISVSTDGKMCSWSLDMLAQPQDSMELHFKQSKSVAVTCFSFLSGDVNNFVVGSEECTVYTACRHGSKAGISEGFEGHHGPITGIDCHKVPGQIDFSPYFLTSSFDWTIKLWSIKEQKFLHSFEDNSDYIYDVKWSPTHPALFASADGNGKLDLWNLNNDTEVPTTSITIDNNACLNHVRWHETGSHIAAGDDIGRIHLYDVAETVAAPKGNEWSKFAKTLQEMKQQATEREEEAMSLSTMTSPLR, from the exons ATGTCTGACAGAAAGGCAGAATTAGAAAGAAAGAAGCAGCGTCTGGAACAGATGCGAAAAGAGAGACAAGAAAAGGAACGTGCACGAAGTACAAGACAG ACTGATGAAGCACCAAAGCCTGCTCAATCACAAGATCTTAGAGCGGAAACAGATGAATTATTGAAGGACCTTGGCATTCCTCCTTCTG GACCAAAGAGTGGCAGTCCAAGTCCTACACATTCCAATAAATCTGCTTCAGACACAGAGGCCAAACAAGTTATTGTCACCACTAG TAGAAAACCAAAAGTTAAACTCTCAGTGACAAAGGTATCTGAAACTAGCATACCACCTAAAGAAAATGTATCATACAGTAAAGAAACACAGACTGCCATATTAGAACCATTAGATAAGGAAG ATGAGGACGGAGAAACAGATTCCATGGCAGCACAGCCACAGACACCAACATCATCTaagatgccacatgtggaaatGGTGGCACCAAAACAGACACAAGAAGATTTGGACAAGAAGGAAGAAAAACCAG tgcCAGAGCTGAGTGAGGAAGAAAAACTTCAGATTCTGAATTCTGAGGATTTCCAGACGTTCTTCAGTAAATCTGCTCGACTTGTTGAGAGAATGCTAACAGAGGAAGTAGATATCTACACGGATTACTCAGGGGGAGATAATGAGGGCAAAGATGA TGAGTCAGCCGGAGATAGACTGAAGTTGAACAGAATATTTTATGATGAGAGGTGGTCCAAGCACAGAACAAATACTAGTTTAGATTGGTCAAAACAG CATCCAGAATTACTGTTAGCATCTTACAATACCAATGAAGATTCTCCACATGACCCAGATGGTGTGGCATTGATTTGgaacatgaaatttaaaaagcaaacaCCAGAATATGTCTTCCACTGTCAG TCGGCCATTATGTCGTCTTGTTTTGCTGAATTCCACCCTAACTTGATAGTAGGTGGTACATATTCAGGACAGATTGTGTTATGGGACAACAGAGTAAACAAACGCACCCCAATACAGAGAACTCCTTTGTCTGCTGCTGCCCACACA CATCCAGTTTACTGTGTAAATGTAGTGGGAACACAGAATGCTCACAATTTGATAAGTGTATCTACAGATGGAAAGATGTGTTCATGGAGTCTGGATATGTTGGCTCAACCACAA GACAGCATGGAGCTGCATTTCAAACAAAGTAAATCTGTAGCTGTAACATGTTTCTCCTTCTTGTCTGGTGATGTCAACAATTTTGTAGTAGGCAGTGAGGAATGTACAGTATATACTGCATGTAGACATGGCAG TAAGGCTGGTATAAGTGAAGGATTTGAAGGACATCATGGTCCTATTACTGGTATAGACTGCCACAAAGTTCCAGGACAGATTGACTTCTCACCTTATTTTTTGACATCTTCATTTGATTGGACAATCAAACTTTGGAGCATAAAA GAACAAAAGTTTTTGCATTCATTTGAAGATAACAGTGACTATATTTATGATGTGAAATGGTCGCCTACACATCCTGCCTTGTTTGCCAGTGCCGATGGTAATGGTAAATTAGACCTATGGAATCTAAACAATGATACAGAG gTGCCAACAACATCAATAACCATAGATAATAATGCCTGTCTAAACCATGTACGATGGCATGAAACAGGAAGTCACATAGCTGCTGGAGATGATATAGGAAGGATACATTTATATGATGTAGCAGAG ACTGTAGCCGCACCTAAAGGAAATGAATGGTCCAAGTTTGCCAAAACATTACAAGAAATGAAACAACAAGCCACAGAAAGAGAAGAAGAAGCCATGTCACTATCAACAATGACATCACCATTACGATGA
- the LOC134707483 gene encoding cytoplasmic dynein 1 intermediate chain 2-like isoform X5: MSDRKAELERKKQRLEQMRKERQEKERARSTRQTDEAPKPAQSQDLRAETDELLKDLGIPPSGPKSGSPSPTHSNKSASDTEAKQVIVTTSRKPKVKLSVTKVSETSIPPKENVSYSKETQTAILEPLDKEGRNPWDYYDEDGETDSMAAQPQTPTSSKMPHVEMVAPKQTQEDLDKKEEKPVPELSEEEKLQILNSEDFQTFFSKSARLVERMLTEEVDIYTDYSGGDNEGKDDESAGDRLKLNRIFYDERWSKHRTNTSLDWSKQHPELLLASYNTNEDSPHDPDGVALIWNMKFKKQTPEYVFHCQSAIMSSCFAEFHPNLIVGGTYSGQIVLWDNRVNKRTPIQRTPLSAAAHTHPVYCVNVVGTQNAHNLISVSTDGKMCSWSLDMLAQPQDSMELHFKQSKSVAVTCFSFLSGDVNNFVVGSEECTVYTACRHGSKAGISEGFEGHHGPITGIDCHKVPGQIDFSPYFLTSSFDWTIKLWSIKEQKFLHSFEDNSDYIYDVKWSPTHPALFASADGNGKLDLWNLNNDTEVPTTSITIDNNACLNHVRWHETGSHIAAGDDIGRIHLYDVAETVAAPKGNEWSKFAKTLQEMKQQATEREEEAMSLSTMTSPLR; this comes from the exons ATGTCTGACAGAAAGGCAGAATTAGAAAGAAAGAAGCAGCGTCTGGAACAGATGCGAAAAGAGAGACAAGAAAAGGAACGTGCACGAAGTACAAGACAG ACTGATGAAGCACCAAAGCCTGCTCAATCACAAGATCTTAGAGCGGAAACAGATGAATTATTGAAGGACCTTGGCATTCCTCCTTCTG GACCAAAGAGTGGCAGTCCAAGTCCTACACATTCCAATAAATCTGCTTCAGACACAGAGGCCAAACAAGTTATTGTCACCACTAG TAGAAAACCAAAAGTTAAACTCTCAGTGACAAAGGTATCTGAAACTAGCATACCACCTAAAGAAAATGTATCATACAGTAAAGAAACACAGACTGCCATATTAGAACCATTAGATAAGGAAG GAAGAAACCCTTGGGATTACTACG ATGAGGACGGAGAAACAGATTCCATGGCAGCACAGCCACAGACACCAACATCATCTaagatgccacatgtggaaatGGTGGCACCAAAACAGACACAAGAAGATTTGGACAAGAAGGAAGAAAAACCAG tgcCAGAGCTGAGTGAGGAAGAAAAACTTCAGATTCTGAATTCTGAGGATTTCCAGACGTTCTTCAGTAAATCTGCTCGACTTGTTGAGAGAATGCTAACAGAGGAAGTAGATATCTACACGGATTACTCAGGGGGAGATAATGAGGGCAAAGATGA TGAGTCAGCCGGAGATAGACTGAAGTTGAACAGAATATTTTATGATGAGAGGTGGTCCAAGCACAGAACAAATACTAGTTTAGATTGGTCAAAACAG CATCCAGAATTACTGTTAGCATCTTACAATACCAATGAAGATTCTCCACATGACCCAGATGGTGTGGCATTGATTTGgaacatgaaatttaaaaagcaaacaCCAGAATATGTCTTCCACTGTCAG TCGGCCATTATGTCGTCTTGTTTTGCTGAATTCCACCCTAACTTGATAGTAGGTGGTACATATTCAGGACAGATTGTGTTATGGGACAACAGAGTAAACAAACGCACCCCAATACAGAGAACTCCTTTGTCTGCTGCTGCCCACACA CATCCAGTTTACTGTGTAAATGTAGTGGGAACACAGAATGCTCACAATTTGATAAGTGTATCTACAGATGGAAAGATGTGTTCATGGAGTCTGGATATGTTGGCTCAACCACAA GACAGCATGGAGCTGCATTTCAAACAAAGTAAATCTGTAGCTGTAACATGTTTCTCCTTCTTGTCTGGTGATGTCAACAATTTTGTAGTAGGCAGTGAGGAATGTACAGTATATACTGCATGTAGACATGGCAG TAAGGCTGGTATAAGTGAAGGATTTGAAGGACATCATGGTCCTATTACTGGTATAGACTGCCACAAAGTTCCAGGACAGATTGACTTCTCACCTTATTTTTTGACATCTTCATTTGATTGGACAATCAAACTTTGGAGCATAAAA GAACAAAAGTTTTTGCATTCATTTGAAGATAACAGTGACTATATTTATGATGTGAAATGGTCGCCTACACATCCTGCCTTGTTTGCCAGTGCCGATGGTAATGGTAAATTAGACCTATGGAATCTAAACAATGATACAGAG gTGCCAACAACATCAATAACCATAGATAATAATGCCTGTCTAAACCATGTACGATGGCATGAAACAGGAAGTCACATAGCTGCTGGAGATGATATAGGAAGGATACATTTATATGATGTAGCAGAG ACTGTAGCCGCACCTAAAGGAAATGAATGGTCCAAGTTTGCCAAAACATTACAAGAAATGAAACAACAAGCCACAGAAAGAGAAGAAGAAGCCATGTCACTATCAACAATGACATCACCATTACGATGA
- the LOC134707483 gene encoding cytoplasmic dynein 1 intermediate chain 2-like isoform X4: protein MSDRKAELERKKQRLEQMRKERQEKERARSTRQTDEAPKPAQSQDLRAETDELLKDLGIPPSGPKSGSPSPTHSNKSASDTEAKQVIVTTSRKPKVKLSVTKVSETSIPPKENVSYSKETQTAILEPLDKEGRNPWDYYVLTYDDPMGHTDEDGETDSMAAQPQTPTSSKMPHVEMVAPKQTQEDLDKKEEKPVPELSEEEKLQILNSEDFQTFFSKSARLVERMLTEEVDIYTDYSGGDNEGKDDESAGDRLKLNRIFYDERWSKHRTNTSLDWSKQHPELLLASYNTNEDSPHDPDGVALIWNMKFKKQTPEYVFHCQSAIMSSCFAEFHPNLIVGGTYSGQIVLWDNRVNKRTPIQRTPLSAAAHTHPVYCVNVVGTQNAHNLISVSTDGKMCSWSLDMLAQPQDSMELHFKQSKSVAVTCFSFLSGDVNNFVVGSEECTVYTACRHGSKAGISEGFEGHHGPITGIDCHKVPGQIDFSPYFLTSSFDWTIKLWSIKEQKFLHSFEDNSDYIYDVKWSPTHPALFASADGNGKLDLWNLNNDTEVPTTSITIDNNACLNHVRWHETGSHIAAGDDIGRIHLYDVAETVAAPKGNEWSKFAKTLQEMKQQATEREEEAMSLSTMTSPLR from the exons ATGTCTGACAGAAAGGCAGAATTAGAAAGAAAGAAGCAGCGTCTGGAACAGATGCGAAAAGAGAGACAAGAAAAGGAACGTGCACGAAGTACAAGACAG ACTGATGAAGCACCAAAGCCTGCTCAATCACAAGATCTTAGAGCGGAAACAGATGAATTATTGAAGGACCTTGGCATTCCTCCTTCTG GACCAAAGAGTGGCAGTCCAAGTCCTACACATTCCAATAAATCTGCTTCAGACACAGAGGCCAAACAAGTTATTGTCACCACTAG TAGAAAACCAAAAGTTAAACTCTCAGTGACAAAGGTATCTGAAACTAGCATACCACCTAAAGAAAATGTATCATACAGTAAAGAAACACAGACTGCCATATTAGAACCATTAGATAAGGAAG GAAGAAACCCTTGGGATTACTACG TTCTTACTTATGACGACCCAATGGGTCATACAGATGAGGACGGAGAAACAGATTCCATGGCAGCACAGCCACAGACACCAACATCATCTaagatgccacatgtggaaatGGTGGCACCAAAACAGACACAAGAAGATTTGGACAAGAAGGAAGAAAAACCAG tgcCAGAGCTGAGTGAGGAAGAAAAACTTCAGATTCTGAATTCTGAGGATTTCCAGACGTTCTTCAGTAAATCTGCTCGACTTGTTGAGAGAATGCTAACAGAGGAAGTAGATATCTACACGGATTACTCAGGGGGAGATAATGAGGGCAAAGATGA TGAGTCAGCCGGAGATAGACTGAAGTTGAACAGAATATTTTATGATGAGAGGTGGTCCAAGCACAGAACAAATACTAGTTTAGATTGGTCAAAACAG CATCCAGAATTACTGTTAGCATCTTACAATACCAATGAAGATTCTCCACATGACCCAGATGGTGTGGCATTGATTTGgaacatgaaatttaaaaagcaaacaCCAGAATATGTCTTCCACTGTCAG TCGGCCATTATGTCGTCTTGTTTTGCTGAATTCCACCCTAACTTGATAGTAGGTGGTACATATTCAGGACAGATTGTGTTATGGGACAACAGAGTAAACAAACGCACCCCAATACAGAGAACTCCTTTGTCTGCTGCTGCCCACACA CATCCAGTTTACTGTGTAAATGTAGTGGGAACACAGAATGCTCACAATTTGATAAGTGTATCTACAGATGGAAAGATGTGTTCATGGAGTCTGGATATGTTGGCTCAACCACAA GACAGCATGGAGCTGCATTTCAAACAAAGTAAATCTGTAGCTGTAACATGTTTCTCCTTCTTGTCTGGTGATGTCAACAATTTTGTAGTAGGCAGTGAGGAATGTACAGTATATACTGCATGTAGACATGGCAG TAAGGCTGGTATAAGTGAAGGATTTGAAGGACATCATGGTCCTATTACTGGTATAGACTGCCACAAAGTTCCAGGACAGATTGACTTCTCACCTTATTTTTTGACATCTTCATTTGATTGGACAATCAAACTTTGGAGCATAAAA GAACAAAAGTTTTTGCATTCATTTGAAGATAACAGTGACTATATTTATGATGTGAAATGGTCGCCTACACATCCTGCCTTGTTTGCCAGTGCCGATGGTAATGGTAAATTAGACCTATGGAATCTAAACAATGATACAGAG gTGCCAACAACATCAATAACCATAGATAATAATGCCTGTCTAAACCATGTACGATGGCATGAAACAGGAAGTCACATAGCTGCTGGAGATGATATAGGAAGGATACATTTATATGATGTAGCAGAG ACTGTAGCCGCACCTAAAGGAAATGAATGGTCCAAGTTTGCCAAAACATTACAAGAAATGAAACAACAAGCCACAGAAAGAGAAGAAGAAGCCATGTCACTATCAACAATGACATCACCATTACGATGA